The Roseofilum capinflatum BLCC-M114 genomic sequence TACCATAAAATGGAGGTAAAATTGGAAATAGTAGCCCTCTCGATACTGTATTCGCCTCCCATAGAGCCAACTGACCCCAAGCCAGACCCATTTTCAATTTTTTCGGCTCTCACCGACATCAAAATTTTTAATTGATATAACCCTGATGAACTCAGAACCCATTACCTTAAACCTCAAAACGGTTCACTTAAGCGACGAGCAATTCTATCAACTCTGCCACGTGAACGAACAGTATCAACTCGAAGAAACCGCCAAAGGAGAACTGCTTATTATGTCCCCAGTTGGTGCTATTAGTGGCAATCGAGAATCCGACTTAAACGCAGATGTCGTAATTTGGAATCGTCAAACTCGACTCGGAAAAGTCTTTAGTTCTTCAACCATTTTTGTCTTACCCAATGGTGGCAAACGTTCTCCCGATGTTGCCTGGATAGCCAACGATCGCTGGAATAGTCTCGCACCAGAAGACCAAGAAAAATTTGCCCCAATATGTCCTGATTTCGTTATAGAATTGCGCTCTCGTACCGACTCCTTAGAGCAACTACAAGCCAAAATGCAAGAATACCTAGATGCAGGCTTACAGCTCGGTTGGCTCATCGACCCCCAAAACCAGCAAGTCCAAATCTACCGCCAAAACCAACCGATAGAAACCGTTCAATTACCCAGTCTCCTCTCAGGAGAAACCGTCTTACCCGGATTCACCCTTGAATTAGACCCATTCTGAACTCTATATCGAAGGTGCGGAGATTGCGATCGCCATTTAGCAGAGAACCGAACTTAGGATCTTGATTTTTTTCGCTAACCTAAGAGCAAGCACCAGTGAAAACGGAGTAACCAAAGGGTTGTTTCATGCCTCTATGAGGGTTATGCCATTTTCTAGAATTCTCTTGATGTTTCAACCGGTTCCTAAACTTAGGAATCGGTTTTTTCTTGTTATTCATTAGGCAGTTCGGAGACTTGCATCAACCGAGGGAGAAAAACCGAACCTGACATTCAGAGAAAGTTTGTTAGATTGAATTCATCAAACAAAGATAACTCTTTTAGGAGGTTAACACTATGCCTTTAGTTCGTTGGGAACCCTTCCGAGAAATCGATACCCTGCAACGCCAAATGAATCGCTTGTTTGAGGATTTAGCACCTAAAGAAGCGCTCTATAATCAAGGTGCTTTCCTGCCGGCGGCTGAACTGCATGAAACCCCTGAAGCGTTTAAGATTAAATTAGAAGTTCCGGGAATGAAACCCGAAGATCTCGATATTCAAGTAACGGCTGAAGCGGTTTCTATTTCTGGCGAACGGCGCAGCGAAAGCACCACGGAAGAGAAAGGGGTAACTCGCTCTGAGTTTCGCTATGGTCAGTTTCAACGAGTGATTCCTTTACCGAACCGCATTCAAAATAATAATGTGGAAGCGGAATATAAGGATGGTATTTTGCACTTGACTTTACCAAAGGTTGAGGAAGAACAACACAAGGTCGTTAAAGTTAAAGTGGGTTAAGGTTAGGATCTGTAGGGGCGAAAAATTTTTCGCCCCTACTATATCCTTGGTTGTTAGCCTAGCTTGGGGTGCGTTACGCTTCGCTAACGCACCCTACTGCCGTGACACAGCTAAAAATGTGTATTAGCGTAGGGTGGGTTAGGCGGCTAAAACCTAGACTCTGACAGCAATCTATCAATCCGCCGTAACCCACCATTTTAGGGTTGTCACGGCACTACTGGATTGTTTCAGCTAATTTGGTGCTTTAGGAGTGCGTTAGCGTAGCGTGTCCGAAGGACAAACATCTTGCTCGCTTGTTATACTATTGGTTTAAAACGGCGATAATTTTCTCGTGCAGCACGCCGTTACTCACCACAACGCCCCGATTATTGACCATTTTCTGCCCATCGGCAAAATTGAGAGGTTTTCCATACATATCGCTCACCTTGCCTCCGGCTTCTTCGACAATAATTGCACCGGCAGCATGATCCCAAATATTTTCCCGATAATCAGGATATTTAGGAGAGGGTAAGCGCAGGTAGAGGGCGGCTTTTCCGGAGGCGACGATGCCATATTTGGCTTGGGAGTCTACGCGCACTGATTCCGCCGTAATGCCGACGGCTTGAGCCATGGCGTTTTGCCGAGATTGGTCGCCATGGGCGGCTTCTACGCTTTCGACAAAGCGCAAGTTGTCTTTATCGTCGGGACTGACGACATGGATGGGTTGCAGTTCTCCTCCCGCTAAGGGTCTCATTTGCGCTCCTTCTCCGCGCACGGCAATGTAGAGCATACCGGGTTCTGCCCCTTCGACGGGCATGGCGGGACAGGCTAAAACGCCGACTTTGATATCCCCGTCTTCAATGAGCGCTAGAGCGACGGCATACTGATCTTGACGCAAAAAGCCTTTTGTGCCGTCAATGGGGTCTAGCGTCCAATATCGGGGGGATACGGAGCCATTTCCATGGTCGATCCAGTCGGTTACTTGGTCGGCGGTGGCATCGGGGATGATGTTTTGCACATAACCGAGCATTTTGTTGAGGGTGTCGGCCATTTCTGGTTTGCGTAGCTCGGTTGCGTCTTCTTCGCCGACGATGGGATCGTTGGGAAAGATTTCGCCGAGTGCTTTGCAAATAATGGCTTGGGAGCCGTAATCTGCGACGGTTACGGGGCTTTTATCTTGTTTTTCGATCGCCTCTGGAATGTCTTGGCGTACCTGCTGACAGAGTTTTGCGGCTAAGATGGCCGCTTCCATGGCTACCTGTTTTTCGCGATCGTAGGACATAGTTGCCTTAAATAAGTGGTTATTTCTCGAAGATGTCGTTTCTATCTTGGCAAGAGGATGGGCTGCTGTCACTACATCCAGGGGGCGATCGCGGTTATTCTTTCTCCTGAGTATAACCGGTAGGGGCTTGTATACAGCGCCGAAGCGCGGTAATAGGTAACAGGTAATGGGTCTGTCTGCTATATCTTATTGATCGCCAGTTCCCACGGCTATCCTCTGCTCTCCAGTTAAGCTAAAGGCACGAGTTTCGGTGATTTTCACCTGTACCAATTGACCTTTGAGTTGCTCAATATCTCCGGTAAAGAAGGTTAAGCGGTTGCCGTCCGTGCGTCCCATAACTTGGGTATTATCCTTGGGATTTTGGTCTTCGACTAAGACGGTTTCCATGCGGCCGAGATAGCGCTGCGATCGCTCTTGTGCTTTAATGGCGACTAAATGATTCAGCCTCTGGAGGCGATCGCTCTTCACTTCTTCACTTAACTGATTCTCCCATACCGCCGCTTCTGTCCCCGGTCGTGGGGAATAGGCCGCCGTATTGAGCTGGTCAAAGCCAATATCCTCGACCAACTCTAGGGTATGCTCAAACTGTTCCTCTGTTTCTCCAGGGAATCCCACAATCGCATCCGCACTAATTGACGCATCCGGCATATAATTCCGAATCTTATCAATAATGCGCCGATAGCGCTCATGGGTATAGCCGCGCCGCATGGCCTTAAGAACCTCATTATCCCCAGACTGAAAGGGAATGTGAAAATGCTTACAGACCTTCGGCAACTCAGCACAAGCGCGAATTAACCGCTCCGTGAAATAGCGGGGGTGACTCGTAGCAAACCGAAGCCGCTCTATCCCTTCCACATCATGGACAAAATAGAGCAAATCCGTAAACGTATTTTCCCGTCGTCCTTGGGGCGTGATTCCGGGTAAATCCCGACCATAAGCGTCAATATTTTGGCCTAACAGCGTCACCTCCTTATATCCCTGTTGGCCCAACTGTTCCATTTCTTCCCGAATAGCCTGGGGAGTGCGAGATTGTTCCACCCCTCTGACTCCCGGAACCACACAATAGGAACAGCGCTCATTGCAGCCATAAATCACATTCACCCAAGCCGTAATCCGGCTATCGCGCCGGGGTTTGGTGATATCCTCCATGATGTGAACCGGTTCGGTGGCTACCACCTGGTTTCCTTCTAGGACTTGTTCCAACAAATCCCCTAAGCGGTTAGCATGTTGGGGCCCCATGACTAAATCGAGTTCCGGAACCCGACGCAAGAGCGCTTCCCCTTCCTGTTGAGCCACACATCCAGCCACAATCAGGGTTAAATTCGGGTTGTCTTGTTTGCGTTTGGCTTGTCTGCCTAGATAAGAATAGACTTTTTGCTCCGCGTTATCACGAATGGTACAGGTATTGTAGAGAATTAAATCCGCTTGATACGGGTCTTCTACGGATTCAAAGCCGATATCGTCGAGAATGCCGGCCATGCGCTCTGAGTCAGCCTTGTTCATTTGGCATCCAAAGGTAGTAATGTGATAACGACGGTGAGTCATAAGGTTTTAGAGTTGATAGGGGACAGGGGACAGGGGACAGTTAATATACCCCATTTGTGCTTGGGTGAGGTACATCTCAATCCCCACTCAATCCCCCTCTTGAAAAGCAGGGGGTTTTCATTTTCACAAATTATACCGCAAAAAACTTGAATCTTTTGCTAATTCGTCATCCCCAGGTTTGGCTTCCCTTATTCCAGATAGGCATTGAGATCTTCAATGACACGGGTTAGTTCAGCTTCCGTACTCAGGCGTAGGCGATCGCTCTTCAGAGTCACCAACACCTTAGCCGCAAAGGGAGTGGCATAGATATTCGGATTACAGAATACCTCCAAGAAAACCTCCCCATTATGGCGGTATTCCATGGGAGGTTGAGGTGCTTTTCGTCCTGAAGTCACCGGTTTTGCCGCAGAAGCCTTGAGGGTGTCCATCAATTGATTAATGGCCCCTTTTAGGTCTTGGGCAGCTTCAGGAGTAAAATTAAAAGAGACGGAGCCTTGGGCCAAGTTAAGGGTCAGTTGGGTCATAAGTTGTAAACCAGATAAGACTATTGTATATGCTTGAAGATCATGGTGAAGGATATTCGCTCTCAAGTCCGTCAGGTACTCTTAATTACGTTAGGACTCAATGTACTGGCGTTGTTGATTAAGGTCGTGGTTAGTTGGAAAACTGGGTCGTTGAGTTTATTGGCCGATGCGCTTCATAGTATCACTGATAGTGCCAATAATGTATTGGGATTAGTGGCCAATCAACTGGCTTCTCCCGAACCCGATCGCGAACATCCCTATGGACATCAGAAATTTGATGCCATTGGTGCTTTAGGCGTTTCGGCATTTTTAGGCTTTGCTTGTTTTGAAATTGTCTCCAGTTCCGTTGAGCGTCTGATGTCTAGAGGCGATCCCCTGACGATCGCCTTCCCCGATCTATGGATTTTGCTGATTGTTTTAGGGATTAATATTTTTGTTGCCTTCTATGAGCGGGGAGTCGGTCAACGCATTGGTAGTGGGATTTTAATGGCCGATGCTAAACATACCATGAGTGATGTTTGGGTCACCATTATGGTTTTAGGTGGATTAATTGGGGTGGTGCTGGGATATCCCCTCTTCGATGTCTTGTTAGCATTTCCGGTGGCTGTGTTGGTATTTTATAGTGGTTGGGAAGTCCTGAAGGATAATTTACCCTGGCTCGTGGATGAAATCGCGATCGCCCCTGAAGCCATCCACGATATAGTCATGGAAGTCCCAGGGGTCATTAACTGTCATGATATTGCCTCGCGGGGTGTGGTCGGTCGTCAAGTCTTTATTGAAATGCATTTAATTGTTGATGCGATCGATGTGGCCAGTTCCCATGAAATTACTGAAGCCGTAGAAGCTCACTTAGAGGATAAATATCACCCCGTCCGTGTTCTCATTCATGTGGAACCCCCTGATTATCATTGCGATCGAATTACGTTTCCATCGTGAGCCGATCGGGATCGTTTTTCAAAGTTTTCCACAGAATAGGTTGTTTTTCCACAGTTTCCCGGTGCTTTTCCACAAGTTCAGAGGATAAATTCAAGTTTTCTACAAACTCGATTAGACTTGAGTATGATTGATCAGATTGGTGAATCCGGTAA encodes the following:
- a CDS encoding Uma2 family endonuclease; translation: MNSEPITLNLKTVHLSDEQFYQLCHVNEQYQLEETAKGELLIMSPVGAISGNRESDLNADVVIWNRQTRLGKVFSSSTIFVLPNGGKRSPDVAWIANDRWNSLAPEDQEKFAPICPDFVIELRSRTDSLEQLQAKMQEYLDAGLQLGWLIDPQNQQVQIYRQNQPIETVQLPSLLSGETVLPGFTLELDPF
- a CDS encoding Hsp20/alpha crystallin family protein, whose translation is MPLVRWEPFREIDTLQRQMNRLFEDLAPKEALYNQGAFLPAAELHETPEAFKIKLEVPGMKPEDLDIQVTAEAVSISGERRSESTTEEKGVTRSEFRYGQFQRVIPLPNRIQNNNVEAEYKDGILHLTLPKVEEEQHKVVKVKVG
- a CDS encoding 3'(2'),5'-bisphosphate nucleotidase — translated: MSYDREKQVAMEAAILAAKLCQQVRQDIPEAIEKQDKSPVTVADYGSQAIICKALGEIFPNDPIVGEEDATELRKPEMADTLNKMLGYVQNIIPDATADQVTDWIDHGNGSVSPRYWTLDPIDGTKGFLRQDQYAVALALIEDGDIKVGVLACPAMPVEGAEPGMLYIAVRGEGAQMRPLAGGELQPIHVVSPDDKDNLRFVESVEAAHGDQSRQNAMAQAVGITAESVRVDSQAKYGIVASGKAALYLRLPSPKYPDYRENIWDHAAGAIIVEEAGGKVSDMYGKPLNFADGQKMVNNRGVVVSNGVLHEKIIAVLNQ
- the miaB gene encoding tRNA (N6-isopentenyl adenosine(37)-C2)-methylthiotransferase MiaB, whose protein sequence is MTHRRYHITTFGCQMNKADSERMAGILDDIGFESVEDPYQADLILYNTCTIRDNAEQKVYSYLGRQAKRKQDNPNLTLIVAGCVAQQEGEALLRRVPELDLVMGPQHANRLGDLLEQVLEGNQVVATEPVHIMEDITKPRRDSRITAWVNVIYGCNERCSYCVVPGVRGVEQSRTPQAIREEMEQLGQQGYKEVTLLGQNIDAYGRDLPGITPQGRRENTFTDLLYFVHDVEGIERLRFATSHPRYFTERLIRACAELPKVCKHFHIPFQSGDNEVLKAMRRGYTHERYRRIIDKIRNYMPDASISADAIVGFPGETEEQFEHTLELVEDIGFDQLNTAAYSPRPGTEAAVWENQLSEEVKSDRLQRLNHLVAIKAQERSQRYLGRMETVLVEDQNPKDNTQVMGRTDGNRLTFFTGDIEQLKGQLVQVKITETRAFSLTGEQRIAVGTGDQ
- a CDS encoding cation diffusion facilitator family transporter: MVKDIRSQVRQVLLITLGLNVLALLIKVVVSWKTGSLSLLADALHSITDSANNVLGLVANQLASPEPDREHPYGHQKFDAIGALGVSAFLGFACFEIVSSSVERLMSRGDPLTIAFPDLWILLIVLGINIFVAFYERGVGQRIGSGILMADAKHTMSDVWVTIMVLGGLIGVVLGYPLFDVLLAFPVAVLVFYSGWEVLKDNLPWLVDEIAIAPEAIHDIVMEVPGVINCHDIASRGVVGRQVFIEMHLIVDAIDVASSHEITEAVEAHLEDKYHPVRVLIHVEPPDYHCDRITFPS